GGCATATCACTGAGTTTTCCATGTACTATCAAGACGAACCTGATGGCATAGCACAATTTGTTTATCAAAAGATGCCGCAATTTGCCGGAAATCCTGCGATTAAGCTACTTGGAAGCGATGCATGCCATCGCTTCATTGGTCTTTATATGTATAAGCGCATGCATATAGGTCTTTTCTTAAGGCTTTTAACCGATGCAGCAAATATCAATGCTTTGACGTTAGCTCGTATGAAATCACAAAATCTTTTAAGTATTGTTCGGAAGAGCAAGCATGCCAATCACATAAGACAGGCAATAAAATTTTGGGCCCATGAAGGCAATTTCTCAGCTGAGAAATGTGCAAATATAGTCGTTAGTCAGGAATTTGGCCTACCGCTAGGTACTGAAGCAATAGAGCTAATCTCAAGAAATAGTTTCCGTAAATCTCTTTTAACTACGGGTACCCCAGTGTTTGTAAATCAATTTTCTAGAGCGTAAGCCTAGGTAGCAACACCGGCATAAGCAATGTCTTCATCATCCTGTGGAGAATTACCTCCACTCACTCCACAAGCCCCTACAAATTCGCCATTCTCCAGAATCGGGACCCCGCCTTGAGCGAAAATAAATTTGTCATGAATCATCTGAAACATGAAAACTGGCCTTGAAGCACGATCAACAACCTCAGCTGTAGGCTTTTGAACGCCTGCACATGCCAAGGCCTTACCTTCAGCAATTTCTATTGTTGTGAATCGCGATTTTTCCATACTAAGCAGACCTCTGCGCTTACCAGTCTCGTCGACTACAGCGATCGTTATATTTAGGCCGAGTTCTTTAGCTTTTGTGTGTGCTTGGTCGAGGACTTGCGACACCCGTTCTGCAGTTAATTCCATATCTATCTCCTTGATAAGTAGTAGCTGATTAGCTTTTGTAGGATGGGTCCTTTGCATCGAGCAACCTGAGTAGCCATGGCCACTCAATGGACTCGTAGCGAAAATTGCGAGCACTCGATGCTTTTTCCATTGTTTCTGTCGAAGGGTGGTGAATTACTTGCCCTGATGACTGTGCAAGTATCTGTACTTTGCATGCTTTTTCAAGTTCCCACATTGATACCCAGGCCTCAGCTACTGATTGCCCCGTGGTAAGAAGCCCGTGATTCTTAAGGATCATCACGTTCTTATCACCAAGGTCATTTACCAGGCTTTCCCGTTCGTCAGTATCAAGTGCCTGGCCTTCAAAATCGTGATATGCAACACGATTATAAAATTGGTAATTATCCTGCTGTAATGGAATTAACCCATCTTCTAATGTTGAAACCGCCATCCCGTAGGTTGTATGCGTATGCATTACACACTCGACATCATGTCGTGCCCCGTGTACTGCCGAATGAATGACATAGCCCGGGAAGTTGATTCTGTGTTCACCTTCCTGAAGGATATTGCCATTGATATCTATCTTGACCAAATTTGAAGCAGTAATTTCGTTGTAGCCCAAACCGAATTCATTGATCAGAAATTGGTCGTCGGTTCCAGGGACTCGGCACGTAATGTGGTTATACAGTAAATCAGTCATTCCAAAGTAGTCTGTGAGCCTGTAGGCAGCTGCTAGATGAACCCTTGCTTCCCATTCTTCTTCAGAGCAATTCTTTATTTCATAGTTTGAAGTCATGTATCCTCAATTTATCGGTATGCGCTTTTTATATTACCCAAAAGTCAAAAGAACTTATGCTGTAACCCCATCCCGTGCAACTTTCAATTACCCGGAAACCTAACTAATGTCGACTCGTATAGTAACAGCCTTCGCCATTTTAGCTTTGATTATCACTGCCGGATGCAATAGTGACACTGATCCAGTAAGTAGTAAAACCCAAAGCCAAGGATCTGCCACTGCTGTAGATACGCTTCCTGTACCAACACCAGTTCCAACCAATACCCCATATATTGAGGAGGTTACAAAATTTGATAAGGACGCTAAATTCATTCAATTAACTTCAATTGATCAGGAGGTACCTAATTATCAAAAAAATATATGCGCTGGGGTTAAGGACGTTGATCCGCATTTGCTTCAACTTGATTCCGAAAAAATTTCCTGCCTGATTGATGCAGGGAAAACGAATGCCCCTCTTTTACTTGTGGGAGGGGAAGCGCTCGAAAGCGAGGTGCTTGAAGCGATCTCCGAAGGAGTTGATTACGGCGAGGAGATATTCGGGAAGTGGGGCCCAGT
Above is a window of Dehalococcoidia bacterium DNA encoding:
- a CDS encoding heme-binding protein encodes the protein MELTAERVSQVLDQAHTKAKELGLNITIAVVDETGKRRGLLSMEKSRFTTIEIAEGKALACAGVQKPTAEVVDRASRPVFMFQMIHDKFIFAQGGVPILENGEFVGACGVSGGNSPQDDEDIAYAGVAT
- a CDS encoding class II aldolase/adducin family protein, producing the protein MTSNYEIKNCSEEEWEARVHLAAAYRLTDYFGMTDLLYNHITCRVPGTDDQFLINEFGLGYNEITASNLVKIDINGNILQEGEHRINFPGYVIHSAVHGARHDVECVMHTHTTYGMAVSTLEDGLIPLQQDNYQFYNRVAYHDFEGQALDTDERESLVNDLGDKNVMILKNHGLLTTGQSVAEAWVSMWELEKACKVQILAQSSGQVIHHPSTETMEKASSARNFRYESIEWPWLLRLLDAKDPSYKS